A window from Fibrobacterota bacterium encodes these proteins:
- the accC gene encoding acetyl-CoA carboxylase biotin carboxylase subunit, giving the protein MFKKILIANRGEIALRVIRSCKELGIKTVAVHSTADNHSLHVHFADEDICIGPPNSKQSYLNMKQILAAAELTNADAIHPGYGFLSENAKFAEMCEENRMTFIGPSPAAIRSMGDKSQAKATMKAAGVPTIPGSEGLVHNLKEAISAAKAVGYPVIVKATAGGGGRGMRVALNEEELTKLFPVASAEALACFGNGSVYLERYFTEPRHIEIQLMGDKHGNMTYLGERDCSIQRRHQKLIEESPSPAVSPEVREKMGKVAVAGAKGAGYYNAGTIEFLFDKDSSFYFMEMNTRIQVEHPVTEAVTGIDLVRAQILVAAGEKLEFSQKSIMLAGHSIECRINAEDAFHDFRPSPGTITDFHLPGGMGVRVDTHCYSGYEVPPNYDSMIAKLIVHAPTREWAIARMLRALDEFVIVGVKTTIPLHKRILQHPLFVKGQYSTKFLEQHPELLVEKANG; this is encoded by the coding sequence GTGTTTAAGAAAATCCTGATCGCTAACCGGGGCGAAATAGCGCTGCGTGTCATCCGTTCGTGCAAGGAACTCGGCATCAAGACCGTGGCCGTGCATTCCACCGCCGACAACCATTCCCTCCACGTGCATTTCGCCGACGAGGACATCTGCATCGGGCCGCCCAACTCGAAGCAGAGCTACCTCAACATGAAGCAGATCCTGGCCGCGGCGGAATTGACCAATGCCGACGCCATCCATCCGGGCTACGGCTTCCTTTCCGAGAACGCCAAGTTCGCCGAGATGTGCGAAGAGAACCGCATGACCTTCATCGGCCCCTCGCCGGCGGCCATCCGGTCCATGGGCGACAAGTCGCAGGCCAAGGCCACCATGAAGGCGGCCGGCGTGCCCACCATCCCGGGCTCCGAGGGCCTGGTGCATAACCTGAAGGAAGCCATATCGGCCGCGAAGGCGGTGGGCTATCCGGTGATCGTAAAAGCCACTGCGGGCGGAGGCGGGCGCGGGATGCGCGTGGCCCTGAACGAAGAGGAACTGACCAAGCTTTTCCCGGTCGCTTCGGCCGAGGCGCTGGCCTGCTTCGGCAACGGCAGCGTGTACCTCGAACGTTACTTCACCGAGCCGCGGCATATCGAGATCCAGTTGATGGGCGATAAGCACGGGAATATGACCTATCTGGGCGAACGCGATTGCTCCATCCAACGGCGACACCAGAAGCTGATCGAGGAAAGCCCGAGCCCGGCCGTTTCTCCCGAAGTGCGCGAAAAGATGGGCAAGGTGGCGGTGGCCGGGGCCAAGGGCGCGGGCTATTACAACGCCGGCACCATCGAATTCCTTTTCGACAAGGACTCCTCTTTCTATTTCATGGAGATGAATACCCGCATCCAGGTGGAGCATCCGGTAACCGAAGCGGTGACCGGCATCGACCTGGTGCGGGCCCAGATCCTGGTGGCGGCGGGCGAGAAGCTGGAGTTTTCCCAGAAAAGCATCATGCTCGCGGGCCATAGCATCGAGTGCCGTATCAATGCCGAGGACGCCTTCCATGACTTCCGGCCCTCTCCCGGCACCATCACCGACTTCCATTTGCCCGGCGGCATGGGCGTGCGCGTGGATACCCATTGCTATAGCGGCTACGAAGTGCCCCCCAATTACGACAGCATGATCGCCAAGCTCATCGTGCACGCGCCCACGCGCGAGTGGGCCATCGCCCGCATGCTGCGCGCCTTGGACGAATTCGTCATCGTCGGCGTGAAGACCACAATTCCGCTGCACAAACGCATCCTGCAGCACCCCTTGTTTGTCAAAGGTCAATACAGCACCAAGTTCCTTGAGCAACATCCGGAACTACTCGTCGAGAAGGCAAATGGCTGA
- a CDS encoding HD domain-containing protein, with translation MIKLNLEEIRPGMRLARSIVSESGELLLSAGNVINERVIGKMKEIELSAAWIAEEGTEIAIPEETVNEQLSLQSQFVVKENSDMLRQVAQIKTATQANIKAILADASRFKNIIAVEEIKKVIKHIMEELLGKEPVAVNLNSIRTKSGYNYQHALDVAVTAILLATKLKYTQREIEELALGCLLMDLGMVVLPASLLNKQGQWTEAESNLYREHPALGYAILRQNDRIGITTAHVAYQHHERQDGKGYPRGLRGDNQIPIKTLSPKKGMIHRYAEIAAVADAYISMLNPRPGTVAPQTPDEAMRLIIKGAGTHLNRAVVDAFITIVPAYPVGSRVVIVEDKKYRKYTGYSGVVARTGLLNPEKPVLLIIFDREKKKIKPWTLDMAEEEGFKIQFARLQ, from the coding sequence ATGATTAAACTGAATTTGGAGGAAATCCGGCCCGGGATGCGGTTGGCGCGCTCGATCGTGAGCGAGTCGGGAGAGCTTTTGCTATCCGCCGGCAACGTCATCAACGAGCGCGTGATCGGGAAGATGAAGGAAATCGAACTCTCGGCGGCGTGGATCGCCGAAGAGGGCACCGAGATCGCCATCCCCGAGGAGACCGTCAACGAGCAGCTTTCCCTGCAATCCCAGTTCGTGGTCAAGGAAAACTCCGACATGCTGCGGCAGGTGGCCCAGATCAAGACGGCCACCCAGGCCAATATCAAGGCCATCCTGGCCGATGCGTCCCGCTTCAAGAACATCATCGCCGTCGAGGAAATCAAGAAGGTCATCAAGCATATCATGGAAGAGCTGCTGGGCAAGGAGCCCGTGGCCGTCAACCTGAATTCCATCCGGACCAAAAGCGGCTACAACTACCAGCATGCGCTGGACGTGGCCGTCACCGCCATCCTCCTGGCCACCAAGCTGAAGTATACCCAACGCGAAATCGAGGAACTGGCTCTCGGATGCCTCCTGATGGATCTCGGGATGGTGGTTTTGCCGGCGTCCCTCCTCAACAAGCAAGGCCAATGGACCGAAGCGGAATCGAACCTGTATCGCGAGCATCCCGCCCTGGGTTATGCCATCCTGCGCCAGAACGATCGCATCGGCATTACCACCGCGCACGTCGCTTACCAGCATCATGAGCGCCAGGACGGAAAAGGTTATCCGCGCGGCCTGAGAGGGGATAATCAGATCCCCATCAAGACCTTGAGCCCGAAGAAGGGCATGATCCACCGCTACGCCGAAATCGCGGCGGTGGCCGATGCCTATATCTCAATGCTCAATCCCCGTCCCGGCACGGTGGCCCCGCAAACCCCGGATGAGGCCATGCGCCTCATCATCAAGGGCGCGGGCACGCATCTCAACCGGGCCGTCGTCGACGCTTTCATCACCATCGTGCCGGCTTACCCGGTGGGATCCCGCGTGGTAATCGTCGAGGATAAGAAATACCGCAAGTACACCGGCTATTCCGGGGTTGTCGCGCGCACCGGCCTGCTCAACCCGGAAAAACCGGTGCTGCTCATCATTTTCGACCGCGAGAAGAAGAAGATCAAGCCTTGGACCCTTGACATGGCCGAAGAGGAGGGCTTTAAGATCCAATTCGCGCGCTTGCAATGA
- the dapA gene encoding 4-hydroxy-tetrahydrodipicolinate synthase: protein MADTKRRSISTGRELKGVFPALFTPLKDDDPARLRNSIDYAKAKHIIDDLIATGVDGLVPVGTTGQSPTVSHQQHIEFVKFTVDYVDGRVPVIAGAGSNSTRESVDMIQAILKDAGALACLCVTGYYNNPPQEGLVRHYETLARETGAKLIIYNVPGRTASYIEPDTLVHLSRNANVIGLKQAVDFKVPGKYREDTQAVLSKVSPEEFSLVSGEDDALYAILELGGSGIITAGGNIPEVSRDYLSLIRAFRGGDRKQAAAIQAALDPMVKAVFCRKNPIPLATFFNSPLYLPLVPVRETQGGEEAHARIMGLIAESAPSLKKYHIRG from the coding sequence ATGGCTGATACCAAGCGCAGAAGCATTTCAACCGGTCGGGAACTCAAGGGCGTTTTCCCGGCCCTGTTCACGCCCCTCAAGGACGATGATCCGGCCCGCCTCCGCAACTCGATCGATTATGCCAAAGCGAAGCACATCATCGATGATCTCATCGCGACCGGCGTGGACGGACTGGTACCGGTGGGTACGACGGGGCAAAGCCCCACGGTGAGCCATCAGCAGCATATCGAATTCGTGAAGTTCACGGTGGACTACGTGGACGGGCGCGTTCCCGTAATCGCCGGCGCGGGGTCGAACAGCACGCGCGAATCGGTGGACATGATCCAAGCGATCCTCAAGGACGCCGGAGCCTTGGCATGCCTTTGCGTCACGGGCTACTATAATAACCCCCCGCAAGAAGGCCTGGTCCGGCACTACGAAACGCTCGCGCGCGAGACCGGCGCGAAGCTGATCATCTATAACGTACCGGGACGTACAGCGAGCTACATCGAGCCGGACACCCTCGTCCACTTGTCCCGGAACGCCAATGTCATTGGTCTAAAGCAGGCCGTGGACTTCAAGGTTCCCGGGAAATATCGAGAGGACACGCAAGCGGTCCTCTCTAAGGTTTCTCCCGAGGAATTTTCCCTAGTAAGCGGCGAAGATGATGCGCTCTACGCGATACTCGAACTGGGCGGAAGCGGAATCATAACCGCGGGCGGTAACATTCCTGAGGTATCCCGGGACTACTTGTCCCTAATCCGGGCGTTCCGTGGCGGAGATCGCAAGCAAGCCGCGGCCATACAAGCCGCGCTTGATCCGATGGTGAAGGCGGTGTTCTGCCGCAAGAATCCGATCCCATTAGCGACCTTCTTCAACTCACCTCTTTATCTACCTTTGGTCCCGGTGCGGGAAACCCAGGGGGGAGAAGAGGCGCATGCCCGGATCATGGGGCTAATCGCCGAATCCGCACCAAGCCTGAAGAAGTATCACATTCGGGGATGA
- a CDS encoding adenine phosphoribosyltransferase: MERIERIRSKIRAIPDFPKPGIVFRDITTLWNDAEGFRLSTDAFEDKYRDLRVDAVIGIESRGFIIASAVADRLGTGFIPVRKQGKLPAEVERYEYELEYGRDCVEIHKDALVRGQRVIVMDDLMATGGTMKASIELLRRIGAVVAACGVIVDLPDLGGSRKLRDMGHEVFSLVQFPGH, encoded by the coding sequence ATGGAGCGCATCGAGCGCATCCGCTCCAAGATCCGCGCCATCCCCGATTTCCCCAAGCCCGGCATCGTCTTCCGCGACATCACGACCCTGTGGAACGATGCCGAGGGATTCCGCCTCAGCACGGATGCCTTCGAGGATAAGTACCGCGACCTTCGCGTCGATGCGGTGATCGGGATCGAGAGCCGGGGATTCATCATCGCGTCCGCGGTGGCCGATCGCCTGGGCACGGGATTCATCCCGGTCCGGAAGCAAGGCAAGCTCCCCGCCGAAGTGGAGCGTTACGAATACGAGCTCGAATACGGCCGCGACTGCGTGGAGATCCATAAGGACGCGCTCGTTCGCGGGCAACGCGTGATCGTGATGGACGACCTGATGGCGACCGGCGGCACCATGAAGGCATCCATCGAGCTTTTGCGGCGCATCGGCGCCGTCGTGGCCGCCTGCGGCGTGATCGTGGATTTGCCCGATTTGGGCGGCAGCCGCAAGCTGCGCGACATGGGTCACGAAGTCTTCTCCCTGGTCCAATTCCCGGGCCACTAA
- the accB gene encoding acetyl-CoA carboxylase biotin carboxyl carrier protein — protein sequence MQLSDVASLVKLLDKSSLTEISFSDETSKIVLKKEVAHAASLPPMMSMPMAISAPAAPASVQAAPVAVAASGAAQASGPSANASKFKDVNSPMVGTFYASNTPGGAPLVTVGTAVKSGQVLCIIEAMKIMNEIESDVTGVIEEVCVQNEMPVEYGTVLFRIRPG from the coding sequence ATGCAACTGAGCGACGTAGCTTCCCTGGTAAAGCTGCTGGATAAGAGCAGCCTCACCGAGATCAGCTTCAGCGACGAAACCTCTAAGATCGTGCTGAAGAAGGAAGTCGCCCACGCAGCCTCCTTACCGCCGATGATGTCCATGCCGATGGCGATTTCCGCTCCGGCGGCGCCCGCTTCGGTTCAAGCGGCTCCCGTCGCGGTTGCCGCCTCCGGCGCCGCGCAGGCATCCGGGCCGTCGGCGAACGCGAGCAAGTTCAAGGACGTCAATTCCCCCATGGTCGGGACCTTCTACGCCAGCAATACGCCGGGCGGCGCGCCGCTGGTCACCGTCGGCACCGCGGTCAAGTCCGGCCAGGTCCTCTGCATCATCGAGGCCATGAAAATCATGAACGAGATCGAATCGGACGTCACGGGCGTCATCGAGGAAGTCTGCGTCCAGAACGAGATGCCGGTCGAATACGGGACGGTTCTGTTCCGGATCAGGCCCGGCTAA
- a CDS encoding tyrosine-type recombinase/integrase, with protein sequence MEPDSWTLPQAIEVYLADLRDVRGCSPHTLAAYGRDLGKLLAWTAKRGPERAADLDKKSLQAFLSAQARRLAAASQARLLACLKGFGGYMAERGLPRNPAQTIAFPRKDSKLVTVAGEEFLNGVLEDQEPAGFEAIRTRFCLEMFYGSGLRLSELTGLKWNQIARDGSSVRVLGKGGRYRTVPVTASARACLEEYKALLAARGIPAAGAVLMSAHGKPVGNRIIQRTVTDRLRAMGRRGKSSPHVLRHSFATHLLDHGADLMAVKEMLGHASLSTTQKYTHVSMAKLKETYAKAHPRA encoded by the coding sequence TTGGAGCCTGATTCCTGGACCCTACCGCAAGCCATCGAGGTCTACCTCGCGGACTTGCGCGATGTGCGAGGTTGTTCCCCGCATACCTTGGCCGCCTATGGGCGCGACCTAGGCAAGCTCTTGGCTTGGACCGCCAAGCGGGGCCCGGAACGCGCGGCCGATCTCGACAAGAAATCCCTGCAAGCCTTCCTCTCCGCGCAAGCCCGCCGCTTGGCGGCCGCCAGCCAGGCGCGCCTCTTGGCCTGCCTCAAGGGATTCGGCGGATATATGGCCGAGCGCGGCTTGCCCCGCAATCCCGCCCAAACCATCGCCTTCCCCCGGAAGGACAGCAAGCTGGTCACGGTGGCCGGCGAAGAGTTCCTGAACGGGGTCCTGGAAGATCAAGAGCCGGCCGGCTTCGAAGCCATCCGTACCCGCTTTTGCCTGGAAATGTTTTACGGCTCCGGCCTGCGGCTTTCGGAATTGACCGGGCTCAAGTGGAACCAGATCGCCCGCGACGGATCTTCGGTCCGGGTGTTGGGCAAAGGCGGCCGCTATCGCACCGTGCCCGTCACCGCCTCCGCCCGCGCGTGCCTCGAAGAATACAAGGCCTTGCTTGCGGCCCGGGGGATCCCGGCGGCCGGGGCGGTTCTCATGTCGGCCCACGGGAAGCCCGTAGGCAACCGCATCATACAACGGACGGTAACCGACCGGTTACGGGCGATGGGACGGCGCGGCAAGTCGTCCCCCCACGTGCTGCGGCATTCCTTCGCGACCCACCTGCTCGATCACGGGGCGGATCTGATGGCGGTGAAGGAAATGCTGGGCCACGCCTCGTTGTCCACTACGCAGAAATACACCCACGTATCCATGGCGAAGCTCAAAGAGACCTACGCCAAGGCGCATCCGCGGGCTTGA
- a CDS encoding type IV pilus twitching motility protein PilT, with protein sequence MNVEALLKEMVARNASDLHLRVGGQPAFRINGELYRLQGDRTTPEQMEQFILDLMDRNQKTRFDEQHEIDFAIGIRNIGRFRVNAFKQRGTAALAIRAIVGVVPAFEQLGLPEVIRDLSLRKRGLILVTGTTGSGKSTTLASMIDHINEVTSSNIVTIEDPIEFLYKDKKSIISQREVSSDTNGFATALRSAFRQDPDVILVGEIRDQETMSIALSAADTGHLVLSTLHTMNAVETVNRIISFFPPHQHQQVRLMLSSTLVSVITLRLLARKDGRGRAPACEILVNNATVRELLNQPENTHMIDASIREGYTQYGSQSFDQSILRLYQDDLISYETALRSASNPDDFELKVKGVEGTSDRSWMQGV encoded by the coding sequence ATGAACGTCGAAGCCTTGCTGAAGGAGATGGTGGCACGCAACGCGTCGGATTTGCATCTGCGCGTGGGCGGGCAGCCTGCCTTCCGCATCAATGGCGAGTTGTACCGCTTGCAGGGCGACCGCACGACTCCGGAGCAGATGGAGCAGTTCATCCTCGACTTGATGGACCGCAACCAGAAGACGCGCTTCGACGAACAACACGAGATCGATTTCGCCATCGGCATCCGCAACATCGGCCGCTTCCGCGTGAACGCCTTCAAGCAGCGCGGCACGGCCGCCCTGGCCATCCGCGCCATCGTGGGCGTGGTCCCTGCTTTCGAGCAGTTGGGCCTTCCCGAAGTCATCCGGGATCTTTCCTTGCGCAAGCGTGGGCTCATCCTCGTCACCGGCACCACCGGCTCGGGCAAATCCACCACCCTAGCCTCGATGATCGACCATATCAACGAGGTCACCTCCTCGAACATCGTCACCATCGAGGATCCGATCGAATTCCTGTACAAGGACAAGAAGAGCATCATCTCCCAGCGCGAGGTCTCTTCGGACACCAACGGGTTCGCCACCGCCTTGCGCTCGGCCTTCCGGCAGGATCCGGACGTGATCCTGGTCGGGGAAATCCGCGATCAGGAGACCATGTCCATCGCCTTGTCGGCGGCGGACACCGGCCATCTGGTTCTTTCGACCTTGCATACCATGAACGCCGTGGAGACGGTGAACCGCATCATCTCCTTCTTCCCGCCGCACCAGCATCAGCAGGTGCGCCTGATGCTTTCCAGTACCTTGGTTTCGGTAATCACCTTGCGCCTGTTGGCGCGCAAGGACGGCCGCGGGCGCGCGCCCGCATGCGAAATCCTGGTCAACAACGCCACCGTCCGTGAACTTCTGAACCAACCCGAGAATACCCACATGATTGACGCCAGCATCCGCGAGGGGTACACCCAATACGGATCGCAATCCTTCGACCAGTCCATCCTCCGCCTTTACCAGGACGACCTGATCAGCTATGAGACCGCCTTGCGCAGCGCCAGCAATCCCGACGATTTCGAACTCAAGGTAAAAGGAGTCGAGGGCACCTCCGACCGGAGCTGGATGCAGGGTGTTTAA